In Clostridium sp. SY8519, one genomic interval encodes:
- a CDS encoding ABC transporter substrate-binding protein codes for MKKRWVAIALVGAMAGTMLAGCGSSSSGGNSGSASGSSAGAETTKSSGKGSVYYLNFKPEADKAWKSLAKEYQKETGTEVKVVTAASNEYETTLTSEMGKSGAPTLFQVNGVNGLKNWKDYCYDLSGSDVYKQLTNDAYTLKDGDKVDGIAYVTECYGLIVNTKLLKKAGYTTKDIQSFKDLKKVAEDITKRSSKLGFAAFTSAGMDGSSDWRFKTHLANMPIYFEYKDEGVDSSETLKGTYLDNYRNIFDLYINNSTCKGSELSSKTADDSESEFTKGKAVFFQNGSWEYANLKKAGMKDDELAMIPIYIGAGDEAKQGLCSGTENYWCVNSQASKEDIQATLDFMNWCVTSKTGTKAMADDMGFNIPFKKAQKATNLFLKEDKEMTDSGKTPVSWAFSTIPSEEWKNTLGNALTAYAAKPTDANWKEVKSAFVDNWAEEYKISSNE; via the coding sequence GCGCAATGGCCGGTACAATGCTTGCAGGATGCGGAAGCAGTTCTTCAGGGGGAAATTCCGGCAGCGCGTCCGGTTCTTCCGCCGGAGCAGAGACCACAAAGAGCTCCGGAAAAGGATCTGTTTATTATCTGAATTTCAAACCGGAGGCAGATAAGGCATGGAAGAGCCTGGCCAAGGAATATCAGAAAGAGACCGGTACGGAAGTTAAGGTCGTGACGGCGGCATCCAATGAGTATGAGACGACTCTGACCAGTGAAATGGGCAAGAGCGGCGCTCCTACATTATTCCAGGTAAATGGTGTCAACGGCTTAAAGAACTGGAAAGATTACTGCTATGATCTGTCCGGCTCCGATGTGTACAAACAGCTGACCAATGATGCGTACACACTGAAGGACGGCGACAAAGTGGACGGTATCGCTTATGTAACCGAGTGCTACGGCCTGATCGTGAATACGAAGCTGTTAAAGAAAGCCGGCTACACCACCAAAGATATCCAGTCCTTCAAAGATCTGAAGAAAGTTGCGGAAGACATCACCAAGAGAAGCAGCAAGCTGGGATTTGCGGCATTCACATCCGCAGGTATGGATGGTTCCTCCGACTGGAGATTCAAGACCCATCTGGCAAATATGCCGATTTACTTTGAGTACAAAGATGAAGGCGTAGATTCCTCCGAGACCCTGAAGGGAACCTATCTGGACAATTACAGAAACATCTTTGATCTCTATATCAACAACAGCACCTGCAAGGGATCCGAACTGTCCTCCAAGACAGCGGATGACTCCGAATCCGAATTCACCAAAGGCAAGGCAGTATTCTTCCAGAACGGTTCCTGGGAATACGCAAACCTGAAAAAAGCAGGCATGAAAGATGACGAACTGGCAATGATCCCCATCTATATCGGCGCCGGCGATGAAGCAAAACAGGGCTTATGCAGCGGTACCGAGAACTACTGGTGTGTAAACAGCCAGGCAAGCAAAGAGGACATTCAGGCAACGCTTGATTTCATGAACTGGTGTGTAACCTCCAAGACAGGTACCAAGGCAATGGCAGATGACATGGGATTCAACATTCCGTTCAAGAAAGCACAGAAAGCAACCAACCTGTTCCTGAAAGAAGACAAGGAAATGACAGATTCCGGCAAGACACCGGTATCCTGGGCGTTCTCAACCATCCCTTCCGAAGAATGGAAGAATACTCTGGGCAATGCGCTGACCGCTTATGCAGCAAAACCGACCGATGCGAACTGGAAAGAAGTGAAATCCGCATTTGTTGACAACTGGGCTGAAGAATACAAAATTTCTTCAAATGAATAA
- a CDS encoding sugar ABC transporter permease encodes MEKALKKYSPIFVIPTLAAFVIGFIIPFIEGLYLSFCRFTTVGNAQFVGVKNYVYALSDKMFTHSFLFTVLFAVVSILTINIGGLGLALLLTRKLKGTNIFRTIFFMPNLIGGIVLGYIWQILINGVLSVVGKPLLALNSTAGYWGMIILMAWQQIGYMMIIYIAGLQNVPDDIVEAAAIDGASSMKTFWKVKLPMIMPSITICVFLTLTNSFKLFDQNLALTAGEPKHMTEMLALNIYNTFYARAGMQWKGYGQAKAVIFCVIVIVLSIIQLKTTRSKEVQQ; translated from the coding sequence ATGGAAAAGGCATTAAAGAAATATTCGCCGATTTTCGTTATTCCTACACTGGCAGCTTTCGTTATCGGATTTATCATACCGTTTATTGAAGGCCTCTATCTCTCCTTCTGCCGGTTCACTACCGTCGGAAATGCTCAGTTTGTAGGGGTGAAGAACTACGTTTACGCATTGTCAGACAAGATGTTTACCCATTCATTCCTGTTTACCGTACTGTTCGCGGTGGTCTCTATTCTGACCATCAACATCGGCGGACTGGGACTGGCACTGCTTCTGACACGCAAGCTGAAGGGAACCAATATTTTCCGTACCATCTTTTTTATGCCGAACCTGATCGGCGGCATCGTGCTGGGTTATATCTGGCAGATCCTGATCAACGGTGTGCTTTCCGTAGTGGGCAAACCGCTGCTTGCGCTGAATTCCACCGCAGGCTACTGGGGCATGATTATTCTGATGGCATGGCAGCAGATCGGATATATGATGATTATCTATATCGCCGGACTGCAGAATGTGCCGGATGATATCGTGGAAGCCGCGGCCATTGACGGCGCATCTTCCATGAAGACATTCTGGAAAGTCAAACTGCCGATGATTATGCCGTCGATTACGATCTGTGTATTCCTGACGCTGACCAACTCCTTCAAACTGTTTGACCAGAACCTGGCGCTGACCGCCGGAGAGCCGAAGCATATGACGGAGATGCTGGCGCTGAATATCTACAATACCTTCTATGCCCGTGCCGGCATGCAGTGGAAGGGCTACGGACAGGCGAAGGCAGTGATCTTCTGCGTGATCGTCATCGTACTGTCAATCATTCAGCTGAAAACTACCCGCTCAAAGGAGGTGCAGCAGTAA
- a CDS encoding carbohydrate ABC transporter permease, producing the protein MKTKRKASNYIWMVLLIILACFYIYPVFMILMNSLKQEDAIGTATVFQLPTSETFARLANYWQAITAQGFLKSFGYSVLITVTSVIVILVCCSMCAWYITRVKSKFAKTCYYLFVFSMVVPFQMVMFTLSQTADSLGLNKPWNIFIIYLGFGAGLAVFMFAGFMKSIPLEIEEASMIDGCNPIQTFFLVVFPILKPTLVSVGILEAMWVWNDYLLPTLVLDLTKYKTIPMLIQYFRGSYGKVEMGPMMASIIMTVIPIVIVYLLGQKHIIKGVAAGAVKG; encoded by the coding sequence ATGAAAACCAAAAGAAAAGCTTCAAATTACATCTGGATGGTTCTGCTGATTATTCTTGCCTGCTTTTACATCTATCCGGTCTTTATGATTCTGATGAACTCCCTGAAGCAGGAGGACGCCATCGGCACAGCTACCGTATTTCAGCTTCCCACCAGTGAAACCTTTGCCCGGCTGGCGAACTACTGGCAGGCAATTACTGCCCAGGGCTTCCTGAAAAGTTTTGGATACAGTGTTCTGATTACTGTAACATCGGTTATCGTGATTCTGGTGTGCTGCTCCATGTGCGCATGGTACATCACCCGGGTAAAAAGTAAATTCGCGAAAACCTGCTACTACTTATTCGTATTTTCCATGGTAGTTCCGTTTCAGATGGTTATGTTTACCCTTTCCCAGACGGCTGACAGCCTCGGACTCAACAAACCCTGGAATATTTTCATTATTTACCTGGGATTCGGCGCAGGCCTGGCGGTCTTTATGTTTGCCGGATTCATGAAGTCCATTCCCCTGGAAATCGAAGAGGCGTCCATGATTGACGGATGCAATCCGATCCAGACCTTCTTCCTGGTGGTATTCCCGATCCTGAAGCCGACCCTGGTATCTGTTGGTATCCTGGAAGCGATGTGGGTATGGAACGACTATCTTCTGCCTACACTGGTGCTGGATCTTACGAAATATAAGACCATCCCGATGCTGATCCAGTATTTCCGCGGCAGTTATGGAAAAGTGGAAATGGGGCCGATGATGGCAAGTATCATCATGACGGTGATTCCGATTGTCATTGTATACCTGCTTGGTCAGAAACATATTATTAAAGGAGTCGCTGCAGGCGCAGTCAAAGGCTGA
- a CDS encoding LacI family DNA-binding transcriptional regulator, with protein sequence MTIKDVANESGYSVGTVSRCLNHAPGVSEKARRAIMAVVDKHHFRLNSNARNLKQQHQQAGIAIVIKGMQNMLFAEIMEKIQGMITRKGYEALVYYFEEDENEVLAAKEIVEERRPQGILFLGSNLENFEHDFEGINIPCVLVTNSGAHLNNPLVSSVSTDDRTAAEYAIDQLVEKGHRQIGILGGKRSSSNAAGSRFLGCEDAFRKHHLDYGDQKQYEEAYFNIPSGYTAMKHLLSRMPELTAVFAMSDTLAIGAIRALLDSGKRVPEDVSVIGFDGLEIGNYMQPRLTTIRQHQERMAERSVDILLDCIEQNAMAVHEIEAFHLVPGESIAANEK encoded by the coding sequence ATGACAATAAAAGATGTGGCCAATGAGTCCGGATATTCTGTCGGTACGGTGTCCCGCTGTCTGAATCATGCGCCGGGCGTATCGGAAAAAGCCAGGCGCGCGATCATGGCAGTGGTGGACAAGCATCATTTCCGGCTGAACAGCAATGCCAGAAATCTCAAACAGCAGCATCAGCAGGCGGGAATCGCGATTGTCATCAAAGGAATGCAGAATATGCTGTTTGCGGAAATCATGGAAAAAATCCAGGGAATGATCACACGCAAGGGCTATGAGGCGCTGGTCTACTACTTTGAAGAAGATGAGAACGAAGTGCTGGCAGCCAAAGAAATTGTGGAGGAACGCAGGCCCCAGGGCATTCTGTTCCTGGGCAGCAATCTGGAAAACTTCGAACATGATTTTGAAGGAATCAATATCCCCTGTGTACTGGTAACAAATTCCGGCGCGCACCTGAACAATCCGCTGGTCTCAAGCGTAAGCACGGATGACCGGACGGCAGCGGAATACGCCATTGATCAGCTTGTGGAAAAGGGACATCGTCAGATTGGAATCTTGGGCGGAAAACGCAGTTCATCCAATGCGGCCGGCAGTCGGTTCCTGGGCTGTGAAGACGCGTTCCGCAAGCACCATCTGGATTATGGAGACCAGAAACAGTATGAAGAAGCATACTTTAATATTCCGTCCGGCTACACAGCGATGAAACACCTGTTAAGCCGGATGCCGGAACTGACAGCGGTCTTTGCCATGTCGGATACACTGGCAATCGGGGCGATCCGCGCGCTCCTGGACAGCGGAAAACGTGTCCCGGAAGATGTGTCCGTCATTGGTTTTGACGGGTTGGAGATCGGTAATTATATGCAGCCGCGGCTTACAACCATCCGCCAGCATCAGGAACGGATGGCAGAACGCAGTGTGGACATCCTGCTGGACTGCATCGAGCAGAATGCTATGGCAGTCCATGAGATTGAGGCGTTTCATCTGGTACCGGGCGAAAGTATCGCAGCAAATGAGAAGTAA
- the ugpC gene encoding sn-glycerol-3-phosphate ABC transporter ATP-binding protein UgpC, whose amino-acid sequence MAGITFKNVEKTYENGVTVIKDLNLEIKDKEFIVLVGPSGCGKSTTLRMIAGLEDVTAGDLLIGDRKVNNVAPKDRDIAMVFQSYALYPHKTVYKNMSFALELAKVPKDEIDRKVREAAKILELEEFLDRKPKALSGGQRQRVALGRAMVRNPSVFLLDEPLSNLDAKLRTEMRSQISALHKRLQTTFVYVTHDQTEAMTMGDRIVVMKKGVIHQIDTPQNLYNKPCNMFVAGFIGTPEMNFVDAKVEKTAAGYDLVYGSSRAHMNRAELDPYVGKTVVLGIRPEHLLGDRDSLAAHPESIMKVHVSLAEMMGSEINVYSEYAGASWIAKVPSHLNIQTDDDVELTLDPERIHVFDKETEYVICQ is encoded by the coding sequence ATGGCAGGCATTACTTTTAAAAATGTAGAAAAAACTTATGAGAATGGAGTCACTGTAATCAAAGATCTGAATCTGGAAATCAAAGACAAGGAATTTATCGTTCTGGTAGGTCCCTCCGGATGCGGAAAATCCACCACGCTGCGTATGATTGCCGGCCTGGAGGATGTGACTGCCGGAGATCTGCTGATTGGTGACAGAAAAGTCAATAACGTGGCACCGAAAGACCGGGATATCGCAATGGTATTCCAGAGTTACGCGCTGTATCCGCATAAGACAGTATACAAGAATATGTCTTTTGCGCTGGAACTGGCAAAAGTCCCGAAAGATGAAATTGACCGGAAGGTACGGGAAGCGGCAAAGATTCTGGAACTGGAAGAGTTCCTGGACAGAAAGCCGAAAGCGCTGTCCGGCGGCCAGCGTCAGCGTGTGGCATTAGGGCGCGCAATGGTCAGAAACCCTTCGGTATTTCTTCTGGACGAACCGTTATCCAACCTGGACGCAAAGCTTCGTACGGAGATGCGCAGCCAGATTTCCGCCCTGCATAAAAGACTGCAGACCACCTTTGTCTATGTGACCCATGACCAGACGGAAGCCATGACCATGGGAGACCGGATCGTAGTAATGAAAAAAGGAGTGATCCATCAGATTGATACCCCGCAGAATCTGTATAACAAACCCTGCAATATGTTTGTGGCCGGATTTATCGGCACACCGGAGATGAATTTTGTGGACGCGAAGGTCGAGAAGACGGCGGCAGGCTATGACCTGGTCTACGGCAGCAGCCGCGCCCATATGAACCGGGCGGAACTGGATCCGTATGTGGGCAAAACAGTGGTCCTTGGAATTCGGCCGGAACATCTGCTGGGCGATCGGGACAGTCTGGCAGCACATCCGGAGAGCATCATGAAGGTGCATGTCAGCCTGGCGGAAATGATGGGATCGGAGATTAATGTATACAGTGAATACGCAGGTGCCAGCTGGATCGCGAAAGTGCCGTCCCACCTGAATATTCAGACGGATGATGACGTGGAGCTTACACTGGATCCGGAGCGGATTCATGTATTTGACAAAGAGACAGAGTATGTGATCTGTCAGTAA
- the malQ gene encoding 4-alpha-glucanotransferase — protein sequence MKRASGVLMHISSLPSPCGIGTMGQAAYEFIDFLARAGQSFWQILPIGPTSYGDSPYQSFSTFAGNPYLIDLDELKKEGWLLAGEYEDCGWGDDNTRTDYGVLYQKRYPVLRRAVKRMMEHPPEEYRQFCRSQADWLEDYALFMTLKSQKGGKAWYEWDMPWKTRNKEALQQAEETWQEEVVFWKAVQYLFFRQWNQLRHYAEEKKIQIIGDLPIYVSYDSVDVWSHPELFQLDGELRPLAVAGCPPDGFSADGQLWGNPLFDWKGMAADGYDWWIRRIEHQCRVYHVLRIDHFRGFDSYYSIPFGAPDASGGHWEEGPGVALFRTLNDKIGRQHIIAEDLGFLTDSVRKLLADCGFPGMKVMEFAFDSKASDNAEYLPHSYPRHCIAYIGTHDNETAKGWLESLSPEDFRYARDYLRLSDNRQDHYWEMLQALWATAADITIVQAQDLLGLGAEARMNVPSTTGGNWCWRAAPGVFDDALADRIRYSCDLYCRC from the coding sequence TTGAAAAGAGCAAGCGGAGTATTGATGCATATCAGTTCGCTGCCGTCTCCCTGTGGAATCGGAACCATGGGACAGGCAGCGTATGAATTTATTGATTTCCTGGCGCGGGCAGGCCAGTCCTTCTGGCAGATTCTTCCGATCGGTCCCACCAGCTATGGAGATTCTCCGTATCAGTCGTTTTCCACCTTCGCGGGCAATCCGTATCTGATCGACCTGGATGAGCTGAAAAAGGAAGGCTGGCTTCTGGCTGGTGAATATGAGGACTGCGGCTGGGGAGATGATAATACCCGGACTGACTATGGCGTATTGTATCAAAAGCGTTATCCGGTGCTGCGCCGGGCAGTGAAACGGATGATGGAGCATCCGCCGGAGGAGTACCGGCAGTTCTGCCGGTCCCAGGCGGACTGGCTGGAAGATTACGCGCTTTTTATGACTTTGAAATCACAGAAAGGCGGAAAAGCCTGGTATGAATGGGATATGCCATGGAAAACCAGGAATAAAGAGGCCCTGCAGCAGGCAGAGGAGACCTGGCAGGAGGAAGTTGTTTTCTGGAAAGCGGTACAGTATCTGTTTTTCCGGCAGTGGAATCAACTGCGGCACTACGCCGAAGAGAAGAAAATTCAGATCATCGGGGATCTGCCGATCTATGTGTCCTATGACAGTGTAGATGTCTGGTCCCACCCGGAACTGTTTCAGCTGGATGGAGAACTGCGTCCCCTGGCGGTTGCCGGATGCCCGCCGGACGGGTTTTCCGCTGACGGACAGCTGTGGGGCAACCCACTGTTTGACTGGAAAGGAATGGCAGCAGACGGGTATGACTGGTGGATCCGGCGAATTGAGCATCAGTGCCGGGTATACCATGTGCTGCGGATCGACCATTTCCGTGGATTTGATTCGTATTATTCCATTCCTTTCGGTGCGCCGGATGCCAGCGGGGGACACTGGGAAGAAGGGCCGGGGGTTGCCCTGTTCCGAACCCTGAACGATAAGATCGGACGCCAGCACATTATTGCGGAAGATCTGGGGTTTTTGACGGATTCGGTACGGAAGCTCCTGGCGGACTGCGGATTTCCGGGAATGAAAGTGATGGAGTTCGCTTTTGACAGCAAGGCATCGGATAATGCGGAGTATCTGCCCCATAGTTATCCGCGGCACTGCATCGCCTATATCGGAACCCATGATAACGAGACGGCGAAGGGATGGCTGGAAAGCCTGTCCCCGGAGGATTTCCGCTATGCCAGAGACTATCTGCGGTTAAGCGATAACCGGCAGGATCATTACTGGGAAATGCTCCAGGCACTCTGGGCGACCGCGGCGGATATCACGATTGTGCAGGCCCAGGATCTGCTGGGACTGGGGGCGGAGGCACGGATGAATGTTCCTTCCACCACCGGCGGAAACTGGTGCTGGCGCGCGGCGCCCGGCGTCTTTGATGACGCGCTGGCAGACAGGATCCGATACAGCTGTGATCTGTATTGCCGATGCTGA
- a CDS encoding TetR/AcrR family transcriptional regulator, which yields MDRRIKKTRLAIRQAYKSLFLEKPNGKISIAELARRANIDRKTFYLHYSTTDEVLTEFLRERMAGLSELLQNSTAMDSHPFYASALFQMLDDTILEDLEFFQQISRGPNRSFFWQCVHDIFYEAILQAAKSHTFKPENQLLYYTEYFTTGILAMYRRWLTDPKGSSIEELSRMASTISMEGILAVFPEYTDPGRSPT from the coding sequence ATGGACCGAAGAATTAAAAAAACCCGTCTGGCCATCCGGCAGGCTTACAAAAGCCTGTTTCTGGAAAAGCCAAACGGGAAAATATCCATCGCCGAACTCGCGCGGCGGGCAAACATCGACCGAAAAACTTTTTATTTACATTACAGCACCACCGATGAAGTTCTGACAGAATTTCTGCGCGAACGCATGGCGGGACTCTCCGAGCTGCTGCAGAATTCCACTGCCATGGACAGCCACCCTTTTTACGCATCGGCTCTTTTCCAGATGCTGGATGACACCATACTGGAGGATCTGGAATTCTTTCAGCAGATTTCCCGCGGACCCAACCGTTCTTTTTTCTGGCAGTGTGTCCACGACATTTTCTATGAAGCGATTCTGCAGGCGGCGAAATCTCATACTTTTAAACCAGAAAATCAGCTTCTGTACTATACCGAATATTTTACCACCGGCATCCTGGCCATGTACCGTCGCTGGCTCACCGATCCGAAGGGCAGCTCCATCGAGGAACTCAGCCGGATGGCCAGCACGATCTCCATGGAAGGAATTTTAGCGGTATTTCCGGAATATACGGATCCCGGCCGCTCTCCCACATAA